The Deinococcus detaillensis sequence TTGAAAGGAAGGCGTGAAAAATTGGGCCTGTCCGCTGCTCAGCAACGCGCCCGCCGCCAGCATCACTTGCCACCTGTTCCGTTTGCCGTGCCGGACGTTGCCCATCCTGTCTCCTCAAGTTTCGCTCAAAAGAATGACGAAGTGGCGGAACGCCGTTTTGAAAACTCCTCACAGCCTTTGATTCAGTGCTTATTGGGTAACAATCATAGCTGACCTTCCGTCTATTTTCAAGAAAAGGCGCTGAGTTTACCGATTTAGAGAGCAACTCCTGGTCAGGCCGCTTGATTTGGCGCTTTCAACTTGCTGCCCGTGAAGCTCAGGGCCAGCAACGCCGCACCGACGAAGGCAATCGCCAGCGAACCCCACACGAAACCCTGCGCGGGGTGGGTGTCGGGCGCAGCCAGCAGCAGCGGACTGAGAAACTGGCCCAAAAATACCGCGCTGCTCATGCCTGCCACGATGCGCCCGCGCCATGCCGCCGGGGTGATGTCGGCCAGCCAGGTGTAGAGGTTGGGCAGCACCAAGCCGCCGCCGAGGCCGCCCAGCACCAGCGCGGGCAGCAGAGCGGCAATGCTGTGGGCCTGCGTCACCACACTCCAGCCCGCCGCCAGCAGCAAAAAGCCGAGTGCTGCTGCCCGGCGCGGATCGAAGCGGCCCGAAAAACGCGAGTACAGCAGCGAAGTGACTGCTGCCACCAGCGTAAAAGTGCCGAGCAGCAGCCCGGTGCTGGCGGGCGCGGCCCCCAAGGACTTCATCAAAAATGGCCCCTGCGCGGGCATCAAATAAAACACCACCATGTAAGCCAGCGCCAAAGCGTAAACCAAGCCGATGGCGGCCCAGCGCGGCTTTTCACCGAGGTCAAGGCTGCGATGTGGCTTGGGCACGCCCCCAGGCAACTTGAAGACCAACGGCAACAAGCAGAGCGCCACCAAATAAATGCCAAACGGCGCACGCCAGCACCCCGCCGAGCGGCAGCAGCACCGCGCCGCCGAAACTGCTGAAGGCCGCTTGCTGACTCAGAAACTGGCCGCGTGCTGGGCCGCTGAAGAAGTCGTTGATCAGCGCTCCGCTGGCGGTCATGGTGCCCGCGACGGCGAGGCCCAAAACGACGCGCCCCACCAAGAGCATTCCCAGCGAGCTGACCATCAGGCCGCTGGCTCCGCCGAGGGCGTACAGGAGCAGCGAGCCGATCAGCACGGGCCGCCGTCCGTAACGGTCTGCCAACACGCCGCTGAGTGGAGCGCTCAGCGCAATCGCCAGGCCCACGATCGTCAGCGCCAGTTTGACGAGCAATTGGACATTGGGCTGCGAGGCGAAGTGATCTTGCATCGCTGGCAGCGCGGGCGCGATGGTGGCTCCCGCCATGATGGTCAGCGCCGAGAGCAGCAGCAAGGTCAGGCGGATTGAAGCCTCTGGCGCTGCGCCCTCTTGGTCTTTGAGCGGCGTAGCAGAGGAAGCGGTGGCGGGAGCGGTTCGGGTCACGGAAGCCATCATAACTTCAAAAAGTAAATTGGTTTGTCAGACAAAGCCGGTTCGAGCGTTCGGTTTCATTTCTACGGTGGCCTGCCGATTACAGCACCAGCACTCCTTGGTGCTTGGCTTTTTCCTGCGGCTCCACGTGAATGGTGACGCTCACGCCTTCCACCGCCAGTTGCAGGGCGTCTTCCAAGCGGTCGCAGATGGCGTGGGCGGCTTCCACCGTCATCTCGCCGGGTACCACCAGATGAAACTCCACGAAGGTGAGCGCTCCGGCGTGGCGGGTGCGCAGGTCGTGGGCTTCTAAGGCTCCCTCGCCCTCCAAGCTGATGGCCTGCCGAATGCGTTTTTCGGTGTCGGGGTCTACGGCGGCGTCCATCAAGCCGCCCACGCTGTCACGAACGAGGCCATAGCCGCTCCACAAAATGTTGAGGGCCACCAGTGCGGCGAGGAGCGGATCGAGGACAAACCAACCGGTCAGTTTGGCCAGCAGCAAGCCGCCCAGCACGCCCACGCTCGTCACCACGTCGGACATCACGTGCCGCCCGTCGGCCACCAGCGCCGGAGAACGCCGCGCTTTGCCGGTTCGCAGCAGCACGCCTGCCCAGACAAAGTTGATGACGCTGGCCCCCGAGCTGATGAGCAGGCCCAGCAGCGGCGCGTTCACTTCACGCGGATTGAAGAGCAGCGGATAGGCCGTCCAGAGAATGCTCAGCGCGGCCAGCACGATCAGCACGCCCTCGGACACTGCCGAAAAATACTCGGCTTTGCTGTGGCCGTAAGGATGGCCCGCGTCGGCAGGGCGGGCGCTGACCCGCAGCGCGAAGTAGGCCCCGCCCGCCGCCGCCACGTTGATGATGCTCTCCAAGGCGTCGGAATACAGCGCCACGCTGCCGGTCAGCCAGTAAGCGAGGGATTTGAGACCCAGCACCAACACCGCCACCACGACGCTTTGCAGCGCGGTGCGAATGGCATGGTGGGGGGATGAAGGCATTGGCACAGAGTACAAGATGAAAACGGGTCAGCGTGCGGACACTACACTGGCTTGATGTCTGCCGCGCCGCGCTCACCAATCGGACGCCGCCCCGTGCGGCCCGCCGAAGTTGACATCTGGCGCGAATGCTCGCGCTGCCGCTACCCAATGCTGAGATGGGCGGCCTTATGCGGCGAGGTGCCTCAGCGGGGCTTGCCGCAGTTTGAATTCCCGCTGCCTCCTCCAGCCGAGCCTTTCTCCTTTGCGCGTTTACTCTTCACTCCACGCACCAAACGGGGTGGTGGGTCTGTGCTTGTGGTTGGTCTGTATTTGATCAGGCTGGTGATAGACGAAATTGACGTTCGGCTGCGAAGGCGCAAATATCGCCGCTTATTCGGCGTTGCCAGACCGGACGACTGGGTCTGCGCCAACTGCCTGCACCGCGAATCTCCAGTCCGGACATCT is a genomic window containing:
- a CDS encoding MFS transporter; the encoded protein is MPKPHRSLDLGEKPRWAAIGLVYALALAYMVVFYLMPAQGPFLMKSLGAAPASTGLLLGTFTLVAAVTSLLYSRFSGRFDPRRAAALGFLLLAAGWSVVTQAHSIAALLPALVLGGLGGGLVLPNLYTWLADITPAAWRGRIVAGMSSAVFLGQFLSPLLLAAPDTHPAQGFVWGSLAIAFVGAALLALSFTGSKLKAPNQAA
- a CDS encoding MFS transporter; the protein is MTRTAPATASSATPLKDQEGAAPEASIRLTLLLLSALTIMAGATIAPALPAMQDHFASQPNVQLLVKLALTIVGLAIALSAPLSGVLADRYGRRPVLIGSLLLYALGGASGLMVSSLGMLLVGRVVLGLAVAGTMTASGALINDFFSGPARGQFLSQQAAFSSFGGAVLLPLGGVLACAVWHLFGGALLVAVGLQVAWGRAQATSQP
- a CDS encoding cation diffusion facilitator family transporter; this encodes MPSSPHHAIRTALQSVVVAVLVLGLKSLAYWLTGSVALYSDALESIINVAAAGGAYFALRVSARPADAGHPYGHSKAEYFSAVSEGVLIVLAALSILWTAYPLLFNPREVNAPLLGLLISSGASVINFVWAGVLLRTGKARRSPALVADGRHVMSDVVTSVGVLGGLLLAKLTGWFVLDPLLAALVALNILWSGYGLVRDSVGGLMDAAVDPDTEKRIRQAISLEGEGALEAHDLRTRHAGALTFVEFHLVVPGEMTVEAAHAICDRLEDALQLAVEGVSVTIHVEPQEKAKHQGVLVL